CTTCAAACTACCGCTTCGCTTCAGTATCGGGGTTCGCCGAGCGTGCCAGAAACGCCTGAGTTACTTCATGCATCGAAGTTCAGACATTCATCATTCGCCGAAGTTAGATATGGAAAGTTTATGTCTAACGTCTCGCCTGGCATATGCCGAGATCACTGCAACATCATATTAGTGGCTAATGAGGCATACCCAGGGACATTCTGATAAACCGTATCAAGCGGTAACATCCAGGGTCTCCGCACTCCTTCCATCGGATAAGCGTCCTCTCAATTTGTAATATCAGTCGCCTCGTCTAAATTTACTCAACCACTCATCATCCTGGAGGATACAATGCTTACCAATTTGCCCGTATGGCGTGCGGCATTACCGGATTGCGATATCTCCGCAGATGAACGACCTGACGGAAGCCTTGTTCTGATAGTAAAGTCGGCAGATGGAAAGGAACTCAGACGTGTTCTGCCCAGTGATATGAAGAATGCTGATCACGTCATTCGCCGGGTGCGGCTGGATCTGATGCTGGCCAAGGGTCAGGCGCCTACCCGTGAAGTCATAGGCACTATCGACGTCTCCACTCTCCCCACCTACAACAATGGCCAGCTGTACAAGACTCGCGCTGCCAGTTTGTGGGAAAGACGCCGCCTGGCGATGAAAGCCTCAATGAACTGAGCCCTCGCCAAACAACGCACCTTCAAGCCCTCTGACTTCAGGGGGCTTTTGCGTTCAACTGCTCCCAGTAGCTCTGCTTGATACGTTGACGATTGCGATATCCAGACCAGGGATCCTCCGCCAATTGTTCAAGGCGCTCGTGCAGATTACCGATATGCCATTGCGCCGCGCTGCGCAGTTCCTGCAGTTCGTCCCTTGCGATGGGTACCGATACCGCAAGCCCCGGACGTGCCCTGACCGAATAGGCCGCCACGGTACTGGCGCCATGCTGGTTACGCAGGTAATCAATGAATATCTTACCGACCCGGTTACGCGGCCCCATCTTGTCGGTGAAGCGATCCGGCAGCTGCCGGGTGACAAAGCTGGAGATTGCTTTGCTGAATGCCTTGGCCGTATCCCAATCAGCATGCCGGGCAAGCGGAATGACGATATGCATGCCCTTGCCGCCACTGGTTTTCAACCAGCTTTCCAAACCCAGCTCATCCAGCACAGCGAGCACCAACTCGGTGGCTTCGATCATGCTTCTCCAGGGCAGACCCTCACCCGGGTCCAGATCCAGAGTGATGCGATCGGGCTTGTCGATATTATTGCTGCTTGATCCCCAGGTATGAAATTCGATGGTGCCCATCTGCACCGCCCCGATCAGCGCGCGGACATTATTCACCTCCATGTAGCTGCCATGTTCGGGATCCAGCGCCGGGTCGAGATGGCGGATATTCGGTATGGCCAGGCGTTCCGCATGCTTCTGGAAGAACTGCTCGCCCTCCACCCCTTCCGGCGCACGCAATAGCGATACCGGCCGACCAGCCAGGTGCGGTACGGCCCAATCAGCAATGCTCTCGTAGAAAGCCGCAAGATCGCCCTTGGTGGCGCCGCTCAGCTGATCAATCACCCGCTGCGCATTGCTTATCCTGACGCCGGCCACCTTGCCGGATACGCGTTTGCTTCCCATGACCTTCTCCACCTGCTCAGGCGCGACGGGCTCTTCGCGCACGACTTCCCGGGCCGGCTTGTCAGTGCGCAGGGAGATGAATACCGGCTGGCGGATGATGTTCGCGCCGGTCCATTCGGCAAATTCCACTTCGCATACCAGTTGCGGCTTGACCCAGGTGACGGTGCGCGCGTCGGGAACGGTTCCCTTGACTGGCTGCCGGTCCTGCCGGATTGCCTTGAGCTGTTTATGAATGGCGCTGATGCGCGCCTGGTTGAAGCCGGTACCGACTCGACCAGCGTAGACCAGCCTATCGTCATCTTTGGCATTCACACCCAGCAACAAGGAGCCGAAGCCGGTACGGCTGCCCTTAGGTGCGGTAAACCCGATGATCACGAATTCCTGGCGTTGCTTGCACTTGAGCTTGATCCAGTCAGCACTGCGCCGCGACACATAGAGACTGCCGGCCCGTTTGCCAATAATCCCTTCCAGAGACATATCGCAGGCGCTCTTGAAGATCGAGACATAATCCGCTTCGAAGGTATGGGAAAACCGCAGCAGCTCACCTGTCTGCCCGGAGAGCATCTGTTCCAAAGCGGCGCGTCGTGCTTCCAGCGGCTGCCGACGCAGGTCTTCACCTTTCAGAAAGGGCGCGTCAAACAGGTAGAGCAGCATCCGCTGGCTGCGCTCGGTATCAAAGGCGTTCTGCAACGCCTGAAAGTCCGGCATGCCGTCCTCATTGAGAACCACCAGTTCACCATCCAGCCAGCTGTTTTTCAGTTTCAGCGCGGCCAGTTCCCGGCATTGCTCGGGCAGCTTGTGACTCCAGTCGTGGCCGTTGCGAGTAAAGATGTTTACCTTGCCCTTGGCATCAATGCGCACCATCAGGCGGTAGCCATCGAACTTGATCTCGTAGCGCCAATCGCCTGCCGGCGGCTGGCTTGCCAGAGTGGCCAATTGTGGGCCGAGCATCTCGGGGAATCTTTCACTGCCAGCCTTGGCGCTGGCTTTGTTTTTTTTCGCTTTCGCAGCAGACTTGGCTGCGGCCTTGGTCGCCTTGGGTTCGGCCGGCTGATCAACAGCCATGGTGCGCCCGGTTTTCTCATCGATTACCGAACCGGATATCACACTTTCGGGGCGTTCGCGCAGCACATCGAATTCATCGGCATCCCGGGCGGCATGGTCCTTTTCCTTGATCAGCAGCCACTGTTCCTTGTCTCCACTGCCAGGCAGCCGGGTGCGTACCAGTGTCCAGTTCCCGGTCAATTTTTCACCGATCAGGGTGAATTTCATTTTGCCGTCGCGGTAGGCCTTGCTGGGGTCGCCCTCGGGTTGCCAGATACCCTGATCCCAGACGATGACATCGCCACCGCCGTATTGCCCCTTGGGAATGCTGCCCTCGAAACTGCCATAGCTCAGTGGGTGGTCTTCCACATGCACTGCCAGTCGCTTGTCCTTCGGGTCCAGGCTCGGCCCCTTGGGCACGGCCCAGCTCACCAGGGTGCCATCCAGCTCCAGGCGGAAATCGTAATGCAGGCGCCGTGCGGCATGCTTCTGGATGACAAAGCTCAGCGAACCGGCATCCGCACGCTCGCCTTGCGCGGTCTGGCCCTGCGGCTCGCGTGTCTTCTGGAAATCGCGTTTGCGGTTGTATTCGGTGAGAGGTCTGGGCATTGCCGATTCTCCACGCGGTGGTTATCCGGCGCTCAGCCGGATTTCTTTTTGCGGGCCGGGGCAGAGTCTGCATCATCGGACTTGCGCGAGCGGCTCTTGCCGCCTTTGGCAGTCTTGCTACCGCCCAGGCTGCGCTTCAGCAGCTCGGTCAGGTCCACCACATCGGCCGTCTGCCGCTCCTCGTCCGTGTCCTCGGCCTCGACCGCCTGAATCTCGCCGGCATTGGCCTTTTCTTCAACCAGCGCCATGATGTCGTCCTCGAAGGTATTACGGTATTCGTCCGGCTCCCATTCGGCGTCCATGTCTTCCACCAGCCGCTTGGCCATATCCAGCTCCTTCTTGCTGAGTTTGGCCTCCGTTACATCAGCTTTCAGGTCGAGATGCGAAACCCCACGCACTTCGGATGGCCAGCGCAGCATGATCAGTACCAACGCCGATTCCAACGGCATCAGCGCCGCCAGATTCTGCTTGGTTCGCACCACCACATTGGCCAGCGCCACCTTGCCGGTGCTGATCAGGGTTTCGCGCAGCAAGGCATACACCTTCTCACCCCGGCGATCAGGACTCAGGAAGTAGGGCTTGTAGATATTCAGTAGCGGGATGGCTGCGCTGTCGATAAAGGAAAAGATATCAATGGTGCGCGTGGCCTCGGGAAGTGCTGCCTTGATCTCGTCCTCGCTGATGATGACGTAACGGCCTTTCTCGAACTCCACACCCTTGACGATGTGTTCGGACGCCACTTCCTTGCCGGTCGCCTTGTTGATCCGCTTGTATCCGACCGGATCCATGGTCCTTTCGTCGAGCCAGTCGAAATCGATCCCGCTGGAACTGGTGGCGGAGACCAGCGATACCGGAATATGTACCAGACCAAAACTGATTGCGCCTTTCCAGATTGCCCGTGCCATAACCTTGCTACTCCCGGCTATTGTCTACGGATGACCCGGTAGCCAACGCAAAAGTTCAGGTAGCCGCTCGCCGGAAAAAACAATGAACCATCTCCCCGTAGCCGGGGGTCTGTATTTTCATATGGGTCACTCATAGAGGCACGCCGAGACTCGGGGCGAACCTGAACGGGAGAACAATCCAAATGAGCCAGAAGCACCGGTTTCTCATCAGCTACATTCTCGACAACCAACCCATGAATATCGAAGTGCAAGGCAGTGCCGAGCATATGACGCCCGAGCAGGCCAGGGCGCACGTCGAGGCGCGCCATGACGGGAGTTCATCGGAGCAGATTACCGATATCCGCATCACACCCGTCCTGCATCCTGATTCGGAGCCCGGCCACAACTATCAACCCTGATCACTACCGCCTGGAGAACCCGCATGCGCGCACTCACCTACCATGGCTGTCATGACGTCCGTGTCCATAGCGTGCCGGATCCGACCATTCTCGAAGATGATCACCGCCGTGACTAAGGACGACAAGGTGATCCTGACGCCGTAACCCAAACGAACGGGAGAATCGACATGCCACAAGGTGATAAAGACAAGTACACCGACAAACAGGAACGCAAGGCCGAGCACATCGAAAAAAGCTACGAGCGCAAAGGTGTCTCGAAGAAGGAAGCCGAGTCCCGCGCCTGGGCTACCGTCAACAAGCAATCCGGCGGCGGTAACCGTACGGGTGGTTCCGGCCAGAAAAAATCCGCCAGCAGCAAGGAGGCGTCGCGCAGTGATTCAGCCAAACAGGCTGCCGCCACGCGCAAGGCCGGGTCCCGTTCTGCTTCCTTGCAGGACCAGACCAAGGACCAACTGATGGCCAAGGCAAGATCCAAGAACATCCATGGCCGTTCCACCATGCGCAAGCAGGAGCTGGTCAACGCGCTGCGCAAGGCCAACTGAAGGAGAAACACATGTATCGAATACTACGTGAGCTGACCAGAAAACCGGCGGCGAAGAATGTGAGCAGCACCGAGAAGTGGGTGTCGATTGGTGGCGGGTTGCTGTTGATCGGCAAAGGCCTCGCCCGACCGGGGCCGATGCGCTTTATCAATCTCGCGCTGGGAGCGGCGGCAGTCTACCGGGGAGCGCGGGGCTATAGTCCGACCAAGCAGCGATTGCGTAACGTGCGGGCACAGCGCGTGACGCCCCCCGCCAATCAGCCCAAGTAATGCGTGCGATACAGAGCACAT
Above is a genomic segment from Halopseudomonas litoralis containing:
- a CDS encoding DUF3509 domain-containing protein, giving the protein MLTNLPVWRAALPDCDISADERPDGSLVLIVKSADGKELRRVLPSDMKNADHVIRRVRLDLMLAKGQAPTREVIGTIDVSTLPTYNNGQLYKTRAASLWERRRLAMKASMN
- the ligD gene encoding DNA ligase D — translated: MPRPLTEYNRKRDFQKTREPQGQTAQGERADAGSLSFVIQKHAARRLHYDFRLELDGTLVSWAVPKGPSLDPKDKRLAVHVEDHPLSYGSFEGSIPKGQYGGGDVIVWDQGIWQPEGDPSKAYRDGKMKFTLIGEKLTGNWTLVRTRLPGSGDKEQWLLIKEKDHAARDADEFDVLRERPESVISGSVIDEKTGRTMAVDQPAEPKATKAAAKSAAKAKKNKASAKAGSERFPEMLGPQLATLASQPPAGDWRYEIKFDGYRLMVRIDAKGKVNIFTRNGHDWSHKLPEQCRELAALKLKNSWLDGELVVLNEDGMPDFQALQNAFDTERSQRMLLYLFDAPFLKGEDLRRQPLEARRAALEQMLSGQTGELLRFSHTFEADYVSIFKSACDMSLEGIIGKRAGSLYVSRRSADWIKLKCKQRQEFVIIGFTAPKGSRTGFGSLLLGVNAKDDDRLVYAGRVGTGFNQARISAIHKQLKAIRQDRQPVKGTVPDARTVTWVKPQLVCEVEFAEWTGANIIRQPVFISLRTDKPAREVVREEPVAPEQVEKVMGSKRVSGKVAGVRISNAQRVIDQLSGATKGDLAAFYESIADWAVPHLAGRPVSLLRAPEGVEGEQFFQKHAERLAIPNIRHLDPALDPEHGSYMEVNNVRALIGAVQMGTIEFHTWGSSSNNIDKPDRITLDLDPGEGLPWRSMIEATELVLAVLDELGLESWLKTSGGKGMHIVIPLARHADWDTAKAFSKAISSFVTRQLPDRFTDKMGPRNRVGKIFIDYLRNQHGASTVAAYSVRARPGLAVSVPIARDELQELRSAAQWHIGNLHERLEQLAEDPWSGYRNRQRIKQSYWEQLNAKAP
- the ku gene encoding non-homologous end joining protein Ku, with protein sequence MARAIWKGAISFGLVHIPVSLVSATSSSGIDFDWLDERTMDPVGYKRINKATGKEVASEHIVKGVEFEKGRYVIISEDEIKAALPEATRTIDIFSFIDSAAIPLLNIYKPYFLSPDRRGEKVYALLRETLISTGKVALANVVVRTKQNLAALMPLESALVLIMLRWPSEVRGVSHLDLKADVTEAKLSKKELDMAKRLVEDMDAEWEPDEYRNTFEDDIMALVEEKANAGEIQAVEAEDTDEERQTADVVDLTELLKRSLGGSKTAKGGKSRSRKSDDADSAPARKKKSG
- a CDS encoding Rho termination factor N-terminal domain-containing protein, with amino-acid sequence MPQGDKDKYTDKQERKAEHIEKSYERKGVSKKEAESRAWATVNKQSGGGNRTGGSGQKKSASSKEASRSDSAKQAAATRKAGSRSASLQDQTKDQLMAKARSKNIHGRSTMRKQELVNALRKAN
- a CDS encoding DUF2892 domain-containing protein — protein: MYRILRELTRKPAAKNVSSTEKWVSIGGGLLLIGKGLARPGPMRFINLALGAAAVYRGARGYSPTKQRLRNVRAQRVTPPANQPK